The Candidatus Binataceae bacterium genomic interval AGGTCTTCATCGCCGCACGCCATTTGCTCCACCACGACACGTATTCCTACTCCGCGGCGGGCCATCGATGGCGCGATCACGAGTGGCTGGCCGAAGTCGTCATGGCTTTGGTTTACGATGCGGCCGGCGTGGTCGGGCTCAAGCTGTGGAAGTTCGCGTGCACGGCGGCAGCGATGCTTTTTGTCGCCGACAGCGAGGCGTCCACCGGCGCGCCGCCCGCGGTCCAGCTTACCGTCCTATTCGCGGCGGCGTGCGGATTTGTGTTGCAGGCGCAGTTGCGGCCGCAGATGTTCAGCCTCGTGCTGTTCGGCGCGCTCCTCGCATTGCTCGCGCGCGACACTTACCGCCGCGACGCTCGGCTTTGGCTGACGCTTCCGCTGATGGCGCTTTGGGCGAACCTGCACGGCGGCTTCTTCATCGGCCTCGCGGCGCTGGCGCTCTACTCAGTCGTCGCATTCTCCCAGGATGTCGCCGCGCATGCGGGATGGCGCCGCGGGGCCGGATTGATGGTCCTCACCGCGGCCTCCGCGGCGAGCACGCTGGTCAATCCCTATGGCGGCGGAATCTGGGGAACGGTGACGCATGCGCTCGCCAACCCGTACACCCGCAACGTAATCCGGGATTGGCAGCCATTTTGGTGGGCGATGCTGGCTCAGTGGCATTCGGCGCCCTCGGGCGTCGTATTCTATGTTGCTGTGATCGCGATGGTCGGCGCGCTGGCAACCGCGATGGCCGCAGCGCCGAGCGCAGACGATCTGCCGCTGATCGCGGTAGCGGCGATGATGGTGCTGGCGGCTTTTGTTTCGGTGCGCAACATGGCGCTGGCGGCTATGGCGCTTGGCGCGCCATTGGCCCATCGTCTGGCGATGCAGCGCGCGAAGCGCGCAGGGGAGATTGCGCTTGCTATGTCGTGGCGTCCGGCGGCCCATGTCGCGGCGTTCATGCTGGCCGCCGCAATGGCGTTCGGCGGCGGACTGTTTTCGTCGCGTCTCGCACTGGATCGCGCCTACCCTGCGGGGGCGCTCGCCTTCATGAAATCGCGGGGCCTGCATGGCAATGTGATGGGCGAGTTCGGATGGGGCGAATATCTCATCTGGCATGCGGCGGCGGTCGGCGACCGGGTTTTCATCGACGGTCGCTACGACACCGTCTATCCGTTCAAGGTTATCGGCGAGTACCTTGAATTTTACTTCGACCAGCCGGGGGCGAACCGCGTGCTCGATTCCTACCCGCACGACTTCGTGCTGATCGGATCGGCCGCGCCCGCGCGTCATCTGATGGCGCGGCGCGCGGACTGGAAGCTTATCTATGGCGACGCCGACAGCCTGCTTTACGCGCGCGCCGGCGCACCCGCGGCAGAACCGCCGGGGTTACCCGTCACCGCGGCGGTCCCCGCGGGCCAATTTCCATGACGTCGTCGCGGCCTGCGCAAACGTTGTCGCTAGCGCGTTAGTCGCCGGCCTTCCTCGCCTTCATCATCGTTATCGCCGACGCCGGCCGCTGGGCCGACCCGGACCTTTGGGGTCATCTCGCTTTCGGCCGCCTCATCCTGACGCGCGGGCATCTGCCGCCCGTTGACGTTTTCTCTTACAGCGCGAGCGGCTTGCCCTGGCACGATCACGAATGGTTCTCCGAAGTCGTGCTGGCGCTGTGTTGGAGCGGGTTTGGAGTAATCGGGCTGAAGCTGATGAAGTTCGCGGCCACCGCCGCGCCGGTCACGCTGCTGGCGATGGGCGCGGCCGAGACGGGCGCGCCGATGGCGCTGCAGATGGTGGTGCTGACGACGGCAGCCGCGGCGATCGCGCCGATGCTCCAGTTTCGCCCGCAGCTTTTCGACTTTATCGCGCTAAGCGCGTTGCTTCTGCTGCTCGCGCGCGACAGTTACCGCCGCACGGCGCGGCTTTGGCCTGCGATTCCGATCTTCGTGCTGTGGGCCAACCTGCACGGCGGATTTTTAGTCGGTCTCGCGGCGCTCGCGGTCTATACCGGCGCCGCGGCGGTCGAGGACCTGGCGGCGGGCGAGGGCCTCGGCCGCGCGGTGCACGTGGGCGCCGTGACCGCGGGATGCGCGCTCGCGACGCTGGTCAATCCCGACGGATCGGCAACTGGCGCACCGTGATGCATACGCTCGGCAATCCGCTCACGCGCGCGGTGGTCAGCGAATGGCAGCCTCTGCTGTTCAAGATCGCCGAGGAATGGCACAAGTCGCCGAAGACCGCGATCAACTTTGCGCTCGTGATCGTACCATACGCCGCGCTGGCGCTCTGTTTCGCGCTGAGGCCGCGCGGGTGCGACCTCGGTCTTGTCGCGATCGCTGCGATGATGGGCGTTGCCGCGTACCTGGCGGTCCGCAACATGGCGCTCGCGGTGATCGCCTCGACCACACCACTGTGCCGGCATGCCGCCCTCGCGCTTGCGCATACGCGCTTCGGCGATACGACGCCGCCCGCGCCGCGAACGCGCCCGCGCGAAGCGCTGATCGGCGGACTCGCGCTCGCGATCGCGATAGCCACCGGGCTCTTCTCGCCAAGCCTGCGCGAGGGTTACCCGCAACCCCGGAGAGCGATCGAATTCATGCGCGCGCACGGACTGCACGGCAACGTGCTCGATGATTTCGGATGGGGCGAGTACCTGATTTTCGAGCTTGCGCCCGGATCAAAGTCTTCATCGACAGCCGCTACGATATGGTCTATCCGCAGCCGGTGATCGCGGACTATCTGGACTTCTTTTTGGTGCGCCCGCGCGCCGCCGCGGTCCTTGGCGGCTATCCGCACGACTTCGTGCTGCTGAGAGTGACGTCGCCGTGTTACAGCTTCATGATGGCGCAGCCGGGATGGCGGCTGGTCTATCGCGACGAGCTGGCGGCGCTGTTCGCGCGTGCGGATTCGTCGGCCGCCTCGGCGTACGGCGTGCGAGAGCCTGCGGATCGGTGACGGCCTTCAGGACCTGGCAGCGAGGCCCTGAGAAGCGGAGAGACCCGGCGAATCGGCAGCCAAAGACGCGCGCTCGAGACGATCGCTCGCCGCCGAGCCAGTCGCGTCCGTCGCCAGCCATAACACGGCGAAAAATCCCAGCATCAGAGCCAGGATCGATCCTTCGGCAAGAAATTTTATTCCCTGATTCCAGAGGACCGCGCCGACCACGGGTTTTCTCAGCAGGCGCGATAGCGAAACGATCAGGTAACTCGCCAGCGCCGCCCAAGCCGCCCTTGAACTGCATTCGTGTCTTTGCCCGGAGGCGGCTATCTCAGCGAAAGGGATGAGCAGGAGAACCAAGTAGTGAATCCAGGAAAGCGGCGACAGGATGATCGACGCTGCCACCCATAAAGCGTAGGTGGGCCGATCCAAGTCCGGCCGTAGCCGACGCCGATAAGTCGGCCAGACGGTAAGCGCCAGAATGACGATCTCGGCGGACACTATAGAGACAAAATGGAGCATCCGAAGAGGAGCGCCGGGTGCGGGTCCACCGGCGTAGAAGAAGAAGCGATCCAGAAAACCGTGCAGCGAAACGTTCGCCGGATCTTGCCAGAACGCAGTCGCGGCGAAGCGCATGCCGCTCACGTAGCCAATGCACACGGGCAATCCCAGCATCGCAACGGTCACCGCGCCAATCAGAGCCAGTCCGCAGCCCATATAAATGAGCACGCGCCATTGCCGCCGAATGACAAAATAGCCCGCCATCAGGATCGGGAACGCCCTGTAGGCCACCGCCAGGCTGAGCAACAGGCCGGCGGCGGCTTCTCGCCGCCTTTGCAGCGCGCGCATCACCAGGACCAGCGCCAGCAGAATCACCGTCTGGCGCTGGCTGAACAGAAAGTCCTCGGTAACCGGCGCATAGAGTACCGCGAAGGCGGCGATTACCAGCGCCATCCGGAGATCGAGGCCGCTAAATCGTGGCGCGAGGAGCAGAAAGAGCGCGGCGGCGAACGCGGCGAAGTTTACCGCGATCCAAATCGTGTGGGCGCTTGGCACCGCGGCAAACGAAAACGGGAGGAAGAGGAGCAGCGCGAATGGAGTGTCGGTGCTGTGGCGCAGCGGTCCGAGATGGAATCCCAGACGCTGCCCGATCGCCGTGAGATCGACCGTATATGGATTTAAACCATGGCGGTACGCTATCGCCGCCGAATAAAAGACGTCGAAATCGTTGTGGTAAGCGCGTCCCCAGAGTGTCAGGAATCCGACCGCGCGGAATATCGCCAGGACGCAGAGCGTCACAAGTATCGCCGGCCGCGTAACTATATCGGCCAGCCGCTGACCCGAGATCGCGCGCGCACGCAAATCGCTTGCCCTCAGGCCGAAGCCTCTAACCGCGCGAGATGGAGCGCACGAGGCTGCTCTGCGACGGACTCGCGATGGACTGCGCGGCGGAGAATTGCCGCCAGCAATACGATGATCACGATCGGTGCGAGCGGAATTCTCGCCATCAAAGCCGTGGGCAGCGAGATCCGAGGCAGGAGCCAGGAGATCACGAGCACTGCCTTCTCATAGGGCAGGAAGCCCTTTTCGAATCCCTCCATCGCGAGCCATGCGACGGGCAGCGCGAGCAGCACCAGGTCGTATTGCAGCAGGTAGGGCGAAACCATCAGGCAGCCCGCGGAGAGGCTCGCGGCCTTGACCGCAAACGGGCGCTCGCCTTTCCAGACCCAAATCACTGCGGACGCCGCGATTAGCGCGTAGATGACCTGGGCCGCGTAACCCGCGCTCAGGCTGCCACCCCACATCATGACCGCGCCGAAAATGCTCTGCAGGGTGTTGAAATGGATTCCGCCCCGGTCGAGAACGAGCTTTTGCGTAATCGCGAAGTTGCTGAAGAATGCGCGCCACGTCGCCGGTCCAAACGCGGCCAGCGAAACCGCCGAGAACAAGGCGCCGCTTACCCCGGTCGCTATCAGCGCACGCCAGTGGCGAGACGCAAGCAATGCCAGCGGTATCAGAACGGCCAGGTGCGGCTTGTAAGCCATCAGGCCGAACAGGAACCCGGCAAGGATCGGCCTTCGTTCGAGGCACACCAGGCCGCCGCCAATAAGTGCGGTCGTCAGAAATCCATTTTGTCCGCACATGAAGTTGATGATTACGCCCGGGAAGGTGATCGCAAGCCAGCAACCGAGCGGGTTCGGCGCGATCCGGCGGAGAACCGCAAAATATCCGCCGAGCGTGACGGTCTCGAAGGCCACCCACGATGCCACGAACGGCAACAGCGATAGCGGCAGAACCATCAGGAGGAACGTCGGCGGATAGGAGAACACCAGCACGCCGAAATCCCTGCCTCCCATGACCTTGGCCATCTGGATGTGCTGAAGATGAACGTCATAGACGGCCGCAGGATGGCCCCCAAGCGCCGCGAGGGACGCGGCGTAAAAATCGACGAAGTCGCCTCCGACGCACAACCCGCTTTCGAATATCAGGTTGTGAGAATGTATCAGCTGCCCTACCGCCGCGATCAGATAGACCAGCAACAGACATCCTGAATAGAACGCAATGCGCTCAGAAGTCAGCCAGGAAGGATCGCGGAGCCAACCGACGGATCGCGAAGCGCGGCACGAAGATGAAACCGGCTCTGCCGAGGCGGAGGGTTGAGCGACCGGGCCGAGGTTGGTGGGACTATCCATCACGGATCAAGCATGGATGATAAAATCGCAAATCACAGGTTGGACGGGCATAAAGCCAACTCGCACTAGCGCGAGAAGCACAGAGCATACCATTGTTTTGAATAGCGGAAAACGCGATATCTCAACGGAAATCGGCGAAGGCCGCAATCTGCGGGGTCCTGGTCGATGTGGGCAGCCTGCAACACGCGGCGAGCGGAGATCGGGCGGCTGTCAACGCTCTTTCAACGGTTTTTTCGGCGCCGGCTCGCGGGTTGACGGGAAGACGGGCGTCTTCCTGGGCTATGGGCGGCTCGTTCATGCGCTCGACGTACCGGCGATCGGCGCATCGTGTGCTATACCCGGCAAAGCGGCGGCGGGGTTAATCGTTCATCCGCGCCGGCCTCATGTTTTCAGGCCACGAGGAGGTCCTCTTATGCACGTCGGAATGGCGGTGATTTTTCAGGGCGCCGGCGAGGGGCGCACCGATCGCAATGTCTATCGCAACGAGCTGCGCCTGGGCGACCTGGCCGAGCCGCTCGGCTTCGAGTCGCTATGGGGCGTCGAGCATCATTTTACCGACTACACGATGTGCCCCGATGTGCTCCAGATGCTCACCTACTTTGCCGGGCGCACCCGGCACATCCAGCTCGGCTCGATGGTGGTCGTGCTGCCGTGGCACAACCCGGTTCGCGTGGCTGAGCAGGTCATCATGCTCGACCACATGTCCGACGGCCGCATGATTCTCGGGTTAGGCCGCGGGCTGGGCCGGGTCGAGTTCGAAGGCTTCGGCGTCAACCAGGAGGACGCACGCGAAATCTTCGTCGAGGCCGCGCAGACCATTCTCGAAGGTCTCGAGCGCGGCTACTGCGAGTTCAACGGCAAGTTCGTGCATCAGATTAGGCGCAACTTGCGTCCGCGCCCGTTCAAATCGTTCCGCGGCCGAACGTACGCAGCCGCGGTGTCGCCCGAATCCTGCGAGATCATGGCGCGGCTCGGGATCGGTATTTTGATCATCCCGCAAAAACCGTGGGAGACCGTGATCGCCGAGCTCGGCAACTATCGCGCGGTATTTCGCGAGGTCAACGGCACCGACGCGCCGCCGCCGATCGTGGGCGGATGGACCTATTGCGACGAAAACGCGGATCGCGCCGAGGATCTGGCGCGAAAGTACATTGGGGGCTACTGGCATACGGTCGCGAAGCACTACGAGATCATTGGCGACCATCTGACCAAAATGCGCGGCTACGAGTCGTACAAAGCGATGCAGGAGATGGCGAGTTCGCCCGGCGGGATGGACAAGATGGTCGAATTTTTCCTCGGCTTGCAGGTCTGGGGCACGCCCGAGCAGTGTTACGACAGGATCGTCAATATCCAGGAGCGCACCGGCGCCGAAGCCTTCAACGGAGTCTTCAGCTACGCGGGGATGCCTTACGATCTCGCGGAAGCGAACCTGCGGCTGTTCGCGGCCGAGGTGATGCCGGAGCTGAAGAAGCTGGTGCCGCACGAAGACCAGCTGATCGCGCGCGCGGGTGTCGGCGCGCACGCCGACAGCGGCGCGTTTCGATTACCGGCCTGACGTCGAGGTTCAGGCGGAGGGGAGAAAACAAGGATCGCCCGAGTCCGCTCAGGCGAGCGCGACCTCGACCGCGGTGTCGAAGCTCGCCTGGCCGCCCGAGAAACCGAAAGTGTCAACGGCGTCATCCGGCAGCACGGCGGCCCCGTCGGTCAGCGTGTTGAGCCCGATCCATCCATCGCGCATCCACACGGTCCCTTGCGATACGTCGCCGGTCACGTGCGCGCGCGCCCGCATCTCGCCGCGGCCGTTGTAAATCCGGATCGCGTCGCCGTGCTTTACGCCGCGTCCGGCGGCGTCTTCGCGCGAGATCCACAGTGACGGCTCGGGGTCGGCGGCGGCCAGCGTAGGCAATGCGCGGCCGTGGTCATAGAAACCGTGGAACTGAGTAATTGCGCGTCCCTGGCAGAATCTCAGCGGATACTGCTGCGCGCTCTCAGCTTCGTGGATCGGCATCGGCGGCAGCCCGAGATCCTCCGCGCGGGCGGAGTACAATTCGATTTTTCCCGACGGCGTCGGAATGCGAAGATCCGGATGCGCAACGTGCGAAATGTTGAGTGCGCGAATGCCGCCCTCGGCGCGAAGCGCTGCGACCGTGGCGTGGCCGGTTGCGGGATGGTCCAGGATCGAGTCGAGCGGACCCTCGTCGTTCGCCCACGGGTAGAAGTCCGCGAGATCGAGCCGGCGCGCGAGTTCGCGCAGCAACCATCCTACGGGCCGCGTCTCACCGGCGGCCTCCAGAACCTTCGGCATCAGGTATAGATGCGTGTTGGTGCTCTTGCATCCCAGCTCTTCCAGCCATGCGGTGGCCGGCAGGACGACGTCGGCGAAGCGGCGCGCGGTGTCGTTCATGAACAGGTCGTAGCTCACGACCAGGTCGGTGCGCGCCAGTCCCTCGGCCAGCCGGCCTGCGTCGGCGTAGGACGAGGGCATGTCGGTGCCGAAGAGCAGGAACACGCGGACCTCGCCGCTCAGCAGAGCTTCCGTCAGCAGCGGCATCTGGTTGGGGATGTAGCGTCCGGGCGCACGCCGGTCGAGCGCGACCATGTCGTTGTTCAGTCCCTGGCCGTGCACGATGGCGCCGTGGCGCGGGCCGAAGCCGCCGCCGGGCACACCGAGGTTGCCGGTGAGCGCGGGAAGACATCCGATCGCGCGCGCGCCCTGCCATCCGTTGCTGCCTTTATGCATCGAGCTGCCGCCGAGCACGAGCATTGCGGGTTTCGTCGCTGCATAGCGCCGCGCGAAGGCGACGATCCGCTCGGCCGCGATACCGGTGACCCCGGCCGCCCACGCGGGCGAATATTTTTCGACGTGCACCGCTAGCGCGTCGAACCCCACCGTATTGCGCGCGACGAACTCGGCGTCATGCAGCCGCTCGCCGACGATCACGTGCATCAGGGCAAGCGCGAGAGCGGCGTCGGTACCCGGACGGATTATCAGGGTCTCGTCCGATTGCGCCGCAGCTTCGGTTTGCCGCACGTCGATCGTGATGACGTGGGCGCCGTGCCGCCGCGCGGCCACCAGATGCCGCGCGGTGTTCGGCTGGCTTGCGAGGTTCGCGCCCCACAGCACGATCAGCGCCGCGTGCTCGCCCATGTCCTCCTTGGTGTTGGTCTCGAGAATGCCGGTAAGGCCCAGGCCGAAGGCGCCGAGACCCCAACAGATCATCGTCGGGTTCCACCACTGGCAGCCGTAGAGATTCGAGAAGCGGCGCACCAGATGAGAGCCCACGCGCGTGCCGTAATTGTTGGCGAAGAGTCCGTGCCCCGCCCAGGTGCCGACCGCCTCGCGCCCGGCCGCGCGCATCCGCCCGGCGATGAGGTCCAGCGCCTCGTCCCACGAAGCGCGGTGCATCGGGCCGCCGCGCCGCTCGCGCACGAGCGGCGTGAGCAGGCGACGCGAATTGCTGATGATCTCGCGCGAGGCCTGGCCGCGAATGCAAAGAAAGCCGCGGCTGTCCGGGTTGTCCGGATCGCCGCGCACGCCGACGAGTCGTCCGTCGTCAACCTCGACCAGCATCCCGCACAAGGTGGGAAAGCAGTTCATCGGACACATCGTGCGGATGGTGCTGCTGCTCACGGCGCGATAATAGCTCGCGCGCCGTCCAATCTCATAGCGGGGCGATCCACGATCCGGATAAAATCACCGCCGCCGTGGACGAAACGAAGACGCTCAACGCCGTAATAATCGGCGGCTCGATGGCCGGCCTATGCGCGGGCCTGGTGCTGCGCGCGGCCGGATGCGCGGTCGAGATTTTCGAAAAATCGCCGCGCGAAATGGAGGAGCGCGGCGCGGGCCTGGTGGTCCAGGATGAGGTGCTCGACTTCGTCACGAAGTATTGCGGCGCGATTCCCGACGAGCTTGGCGTGCGCTCGCGGGCGCGGCAGCTTATCGCGCTCGACGGCGGCGTCATCTGGAGCGAGGCGAGCCCGCAGTTGATGACGTCGTGGGATTCGCTCTATCGCAATCTCAAGCGCGCCTTTCCCGAAGCGCACTATCATCATGCGGCGCGGCTCGCGTCGATCCGGCAGGATTCGGAGGATCCGGGCCGCGCATACGCTGGCCTCGAAGACGGCCGCGAGCTTGCCTGCGATCTTCTCGTTTGCGCCGACGGCGCAAACTCGACCGCCCGCCGGCTGCTGCTGCCCGACGTAGCCGCGCGCTACGCCGGCTATGTTGCGTGGCGCGGGATGGTGCCCGAGCGCGAGGTGGCCGATTGGGCGAACGATCTGCTGGCCGAGAGGTTCACGTTTTTTCATGCGCGGCATACCCAGATGCTGTGTTATTTCGTTCCGGGACCCGCGGGCGAAACCGCTGCGGGCGAGCGCCGGGTCAATTGGGTCTGGTATTGGAACGTGCCCGAGGGCGATGAGCTTCGCGCAACGCTTACCGATCGAAGCGGGCTCATCCATGACTATTCCGTGCCGCAGGGAGCGGTCGAGCCGGCGCTGAGGCGCCGCCAGGGTGAGATCGCGAGCCGCGTTCTGCCGGAAATTTTTCAGCGCCTGTTCGCCGCTACCGCGCAGCCCTTCATCCAGCCGATTTACGATCTGGCGGCGCCGCGGATGGCCTTCGGGCGCGTCTGTCTGCTTGGCGACGCCGCCTTCGTTCCGCGGCCGCACCCGGCGGCCAGCACCTACAAGGGGGTCGCCAACGCCGTGGCGCTTGGCCAAAGCCTCGGCGCTCACGGACGCGACGTCGCCGCGGCTCTCCGCCTATGGGAGCCGTCGCAAATCGAACTGGGCGAGAATCTGGCGCGGATCGGCCAGGAGCAGGGAAATCGCTCCCAGTTCAGCGCTTCCGAGGGGCCGATCGTGATACAATCTCTTGCGCGAGCAATGCGAGCGCGGACGCCGTTATGAGCGCCGCTACTGCAAGGAAGCTTTGATGGAATTCGTAGATCTTTCCAATAGCCGATCGTTTGCCAATGGATTTCCGCACGATTTTTTCACCTGGCTTCGCCGCAACGAGCCCGTGTGGTGGCATGAACCGACCAGCTACACGCCTAACAACATCGGATTCTGGGTTGTCAGTCGCTATGACGACGTGGTCGCCGTCTTCAAGGATGCGGAGACCTACTCTTCAGAATTGGGCGGTACGCAGATTTACGACGGCAAAGGTATGGGTTACCAGCTCAACCAGACCGACGATCCCAAGCATCGCCGGCTGCGCGCACTGGTGAACAAGGGCTTCACCCCGCGGATGATCGGACGCATGGAGGACGAGCTGCGCCGGCGCACGCGGGAGATCCTCGACGCCGTGCCGCTAGGTGAGACCTTCAACTTCGTCCCCGCGGTCGCGCGCGAGCTGCCGCTCCAGGCGATCTGTATGGTGCTTGGCGTGCCGCAGGAAGATCGCACGAAGATAGTCGAGATTGTCGATCTCGCGATCGGCGCGGGCGACGGTACCGTCATGTCGCCGCAATACCTCAAGCAGCTGAGCGCGTATGCCGACAAGATAGTTGAGAGCAAACGCTCCAATCCGGGCGACGACATCTTGTCCGTCATCGTTCACGCGCGGCTGGACGACGGATCGCCTCAGCTCAACAACCAGGAGCTGCGCGCCTTCTTCAATCTGCTTTTTCCGGCCGGAGCCGAGACCACCCGCGGTTCGATCGCAGGCGGGCTGCTCGCGCTGATAGAGAAGCCCGAACAGCTCGAGCGGCTGCGCAACGATCCGCAGGTCATGAGGCCCGCGGTCGAAGAGATGGTGCGATGGACCTCGCCGTCGGTGTACAAGCGTCGCACCACGACCCGCGACACCGAGCTGCACGGGCGCCGGATCGCCAAGGGCCAGAAGGTGACGGTCTGGGAGATGTCGGCCAACCGCGACGAGGACGCGTTTGAAGATCCGTTTCGCTTCGACGTCGCACGCGACCCGAACAATCACGTCGGGTTCGGTCTTGGGACGCATTTCTGTCTCGGCGCGAATCTCGCGCGGCTCGAGATCCGCGTCATGTTCGAAGAGCTGCTGGCGCGGTACGAGCGGTTCGAGGTGGCTGGATCGGTGGCCTGGACCAATAACAACCGGCTCGTGAGCCTGACGGATCTGCCGCTGCGCGTGTTTCCGAAGAAATAAGGACCGTATCGCCCGTGTATCCGAAACGGGCTGGCGCAAAAAATGGATAGTCTCGAGCAGTTCGAGAGCGCCCTCCGGCCGATCGTCGCCGAGGCCGAACGCGACGCTATCGCGCAATGCTGGATAGTGAGGCTCGCGGCCAATCGGCCGCCGTGGACGCCGAGCGGAATCGAGTTGTCCGCCGGCGATCGCGTGAGTGTGTTTTCCGCGGGGCGCGCCAGTATCGCCGCGGCGCCCGAAATCTGGGTCGGCTCCCATTGTGCGCTCTGGATGCGAGTCGGGATCGCGGGAGAGATCTTCCGCACTCCCGGCCGCTCGTACACTTTCACCGCTCAGAGCGGCGGCGAACTCTACCTGTGCAATCTCTTCCCCGGCGATTGGGCTGATCGCCACGGGGCGCTCGCGACTGATCCGCGCGCTTACGATCGCATCGCGGGAACGATCGCGGTCCTGGTCGTGCGGTGGAAAGCCGGGCCGCAAGCCGGGCTGGAGCGGCTCGCGGCTGGCGCCTCTGCCGGTGCGGCTATCATGCGCGCGGAGGCTGAGCGGCTGAAGCATCCGGCTCTGACGCCCGCGGGATGGCACTATATGTGGTCGATCGGCGACTCCGGCGTCTTCGATTCCGGGCGCGGCGTGCGGGGCGAGCCGATCATCCGATGCCGTGTCAACGACGATGCGACGATTCTGCAGCGCCCCGTGCATCTGAAGTTCAACGACTCCGTTAGGCTTCGGTGGTCGTGGAAAATTGACGCGCTCCCGGCTTCCGAGCGCGAAGACGCGGTGCCCACGCACGATTACTTGAGCATCGCGGTCGAATTCGACAATGGACAGGACCTCACCTATATGTGGAGCGCCGCGATGACGCCGGAGAGGAGTTTCCGCTGTCCGATTCCGCGCTGGAGCAAGCGCGAGACTCACATGGTCGTGCGTTCGGGCAAGGAGCGGCTCGGCGAAAGGGTCAGCGAGGAGCGCGGCGTATGGGACGACTACCGCCGCGCGATCGGAACCCAGCCCGCAAATATCGTCGCCGTCTGGCTGATTGCCGTCAG includes:
- a CDS encoding DUF3047 domain-containing protein — translated: MDSLEQFESALRPIVAEAERDAIAQCWIVRLAANRPPWTPSGIELSAGDRVSVFSAGRASIAAAPEIWVGSHCALWMRVGIAGEIFRTPGRSYTFTAQSGGELYLCNLFPGDWADRHGALATDPRAYDRIAGTIAVLVVRWKAGPQAGLERLAAGASAGAAIMRAEAERLKHPALTPAGWHYMWSIGDSGVFDSGRGVRGEPIIRCRVNDDATILQRPVHLKFNDSVRLRWSWKIDALPASEREDAVPTHDYLSIAVEFDNGQDLTYMWSAAMTPERSFRCPIPRWSKRETHMVVRSGKERLGERVSEERGVWDDYRRAIGTQPANIVAVWLIAVSVFTHTDSYCEFSDIELAADNQTIPLIAPPG